In the Lepidochelys kempii isolate rLepKem1 chromosome 4, rLepKem1.hap2, whole genome shotgun sequence genome, TACAGCATGTAGCGTACTGCATGTTCTCATTGAAAATGGCCTTAAATGGCCACTTGATTAACCAGCCAAACTTAAGCACCTGGGGTAGATGTTGGTCATTACCAAAAGGccaaattaagcacatgcttgtaCAGGATATATTTAGAATAACTGATTCTCACAGATTACTACATaataggccagatccttagctggtgtgatTCGGCATAGCTCGACTGAAATCAGTAGAACTATGCTGATTGATACCTGCAGAGGTTCTGGCCCAATGTATAAATCAGTACTTTGGGTCAGTGGGTCTATGCTGATAGCTACTTGCTCTTGCTGGTCTCCATTAGAAACTCCCACTGTAGTTTCATGCTATAAGTGATGACATTTTTCTAATGTTATATAGAACCTCATGTACTTACATTGGTGACTATGTCTCCCTTTATTTCAGTGACAGATTTGATTTTGCTCAAGTTCGTGACCAGTTTATTGTCACCGTCCATTTGAACAACAGCCTGAAAGAGAAGGGGTGCGGGGGAAGAGAGACATGAACATTATTGCTGTGGAATAAAGACCAATTTGCACTCTCACGTGTCTAATTACTAGATACATTAGGCAAGTGTAAGactccaaattaactaaaggtgtgaatttgaagtggattagttaaatcacattaaatccctgtgtggatgctgttatTCAGAATTAAAAGTGACCTTAATTccatttagtttaattcactttggaagtaaACTAAATCAAGTTAAGGCCACTATCATTTTGAATGAGGGTGTTCACATGGGGGTTTAATGTGGTGTAACTAATCcatttcaaattcacacctttagttccTTCAGCCTAACTTTCCCAGGTGTCCccgtgtagacaagtcctaagtggTTTAACATCACTGCTAACTGAAATTACACAAGTAAACCCCTTCAATAGGAAAACATTATTTATCTGTCTACCTCCTTAGATTTgtactctttggggcagggaatgacCTTTTGTTCCacgtttgtatagtgcctagcacagtggggtcctggtccatggctatGGCTCCTAGGCAGtatgataatacaaatagtaTTGACCTACATGCTCCCTAGTGGCTGTTATATAGAAGGTAAAACTCTTATAGCCACACTTGCAGAgaattctcctttagctcaagtgctgGTGGCCTGTGGTTTGCTCCAGAAGTTCATGATGCTATCCCTAGTGCAACAAGTGTGGGATATCAGTGACCTCTAGGTGTGTAGCCTTGCAGTGCTATTTCAGGTGACAGAGAAATTCCTCCAGTCTTCAGAAGATCTAGAAAGCTACCTGCTGATGAGATAAAGAAGGTGAGGGGCAGGATTTGCCAATTCCTGGGTTTTAAATGAACCACTGGATCTGTCCCTTTCCTTCCTGGAACAGGAACCATCCAGTTTTAAGAGCTATGAACCCCAATTCCACAATCACCCACCAAATGCAAACAAGGGCAGAGGAAGGAGCAGTCAGAGCTGCCAAAGAGCATGTGCGTGTTCCTTCTTTAAgagggaaggtttttgttttatgaCTGTACATCTCCTCCCACATTTCATcatccccttttttaaaaataaaacagaactccATGTCTCTTTTGTAATGCAACAGACCACATGAAGTCAACCCCGATTCAGCTGGCTAGTCTGAAAGAACAGTATTTAGCACTTTTACAGAATTGTTCATCTGTGGCTCTCGAACATGTTacacggggaaactgaggcaaagagaggctaCCGCCTGCATTTTCAGGGGTGGCCTATAGTTTTGGGCATCTAACTTTAGAACTccaaggcctgattctcagaggtgCCAAGTGATGAGTTTAAGTAGGAATCTAGTAACAGTGAGCAGCCACAcatccaactgaagtcaatggaaagtgcttagcacctctgagaATTAAGCCCTGGGGCTCTAAAATAGGGCACTAGAAACAGAGGCACCCAACATTCGAGGTCACTTTTGAAACTTTGCTGACACACAGCCAATGGCAGCCCGCGGCAGTGAGCGCCGCACCCAGGATGACAGACTCGGGCTCATGccacagagctaaaaatagcGGTAGATGGCGCCCTTAAGCTGCAGTTTGGGTTCTAAAGCCCAACCCATCcctaggtttcagagcctgagcacCAGCCCGAGCTGCAACGTCTACACAGCTGGTTTTAGCGCTTTGGCGTGACTGAGCCCAGTGAGCCTGAGTGTGGTGACCTgggctcagaggctcactgccACGGGCTGTGTAAGAGACTTGGTGACGTCCTGTCTAAAGCAGAGCACGGCATGGCCCCCAAGTGGCCAGACGTCCTCTCCATTGTGCAATGCTTCCCTCGGCTACCGTGTGGAGCTTTACTTCCCCTCCACTACAATAAATCACACATGGCCAAGCTGTGAGCCAAGATCAAGCCATGAAGTTACACACTACAATCCATGGCCACCTAAACTTTACTATCTGGGACTCAAGCCACAGCAattacaggtcccagcatgcagtgctccatTTTGATCCATGTGTATGCTGGGAGCTCTAATCGTTGAGGGCCACTCATCCCTATTACACACCAGGGGCCAAATTCTTTGCCAGTGTAAATGggtgcaatcccactgaagttagaaGAGCTGCCCCCGTTTACATGAGCAGAGAATGTAGCCCAGCAGCAGTTATGGGCTTTGATGCATCTTGCAGATCTGCAGGCAAGCTGATGGTGTGGCTATTAGTTGAGCAAATCTGGGGCACCTCTGGGTTAGATGAAAGGGAAAGAAAGTGCTACAAGTCCACTAGAAATCAACTGCCATGTACTGGGAGCAATGTCAGTTCAGCCCTTTCTGTGGGATAGTGTAGCTGGGATGCGGCGTCAGGGCAGGATCCTGCAAGTTGTGGAAGGCCCCTTCCAAGGGACTGAGCACTCTCAGGGCACTCAGCACCCCACAGGAGATGCTCAGCAACCCACAGCCATACACGAAGGGAGGACCAGGCATCTACCTTGACCTTCTCTCCAGTGGGGGTCTCCAGCTCGGCCTCCTCTCCAATAGTGAACTCATTGGTCAGCACTTTGCTGCCAGTTGTCACGGTGACCTTGAACTTTTTGCCATTCTGCACAATTTCTGAGATGCTCTTGAGGTCCTTACCCTTTTCGATCAATTCATCAGAAAGACCTGGCCAAAAATAAAAGCCTAGGCTTAGCGAGCGTTCTGAGAAGTGCTATTTCTGGGGCAGATGGGGAAGCCACACAAACAAAGCCAGCTTTCAGGGCTGTTAAATCCACGGCTGAGAGGGCTCCTTGACTGGTACACACTCTGAGGGACACTTCCTACATTAACATAGGACCATGCGGTTGGCTGCTGTTTGAGTGCAATGAACAATGTCATTCATAGTCGAGTCTGGGGAAAGTTTCCAACCCAAGGATTTGTCCCCTGTCCTACATGGCTGGTTAGAAAGAGAGGAAATGCAATCCCCGCCCCCACCTTGAAAATctaaggggaaagaaaagatcaAGCAGAAGAAAGTGGATGGAGGATAGGAGAAGACAGGAGTTTTTGTGGGAGATGTGGGAGGAATAGGGACCCCAAGAATATCCTGGTTGGGATCCCTCAAAATCCTTAAGCCAATTGTACATATGAAAGGTAAAAAGAATATCACAATACATGGAAGAAATGATACAGCAAATCACTGATGAATATCTAATGAGACTGGAGAAAATACAATCCCTGGTTAGAAAGTGATTGAAAATGTAAGCCAACATTTTTCAAACTTGAGTGTCTAAaagtaggcacctaaatctaccttcaggcacctaaataagtggcccaTTTTATCTAGTTCTTGGCAAGCAATTGAATCAGAGCTTCCATACAAAACGAACACAGTGACAGATTAGCAGAGTCAAGGCAAAATCAACAGAGATTCATTTAATAGATTCCTAggaccagctcctcagccagtgtaaattggcatacCTCCACTGACTTAGGGGGAAATTCACACCGGTCTGCAGTAGAGGAGGATCTGGCCCGCAGACTCTTAgggagaagggaccattatggtatTTTAGactgatctcctgcataatacagggcAGAGAATTTTATGCAGTGTTTTCTACATATCAATCATAGAGAGAGACTCATTCTATTATGTGTTCTTTTCACGAATGCACAAGATCACATGTACActattatgtatttttaaaacatattaatgTATAAAAATTAAGGACAGTAACATTTAATATtagaaattaaaattattttcatctAAATCCTGAATGCCTGCAAGCAATAGACTAATTTTAACCAATGTTGGACACTACATACAGACAGAGGCAACACACACTAAACATAGTTACATTTATCTAATACTTACCAAGGGCTTTCATGAAAGGCTCAAAATTTTCATGGGACTGGAGTTCAAACTTTCCATTGAAGCTCATGATGGAGATGTTCTCTGTGGCCCTGTCAGGAGAGAATGTAGCTTGTCAATAACCAGCACTTGAGCTTTGTAAAGATTCATTGCCTTGAAAGTTGGTCAGAGGTAATATGATGTAATTCTTTTATGGCCTTGCTCAAACATTAACATATGACTGAGCAATGGTCAGTGATAAACTGCCCTCAGCTGCTGACCTAGGTTTACAAAGTGGGGGTAGGTTATTTTTGATAAAGACACAGAATTACAGATGTAACAAAATACAAAGCAGCATCTGTAAAaccaaagaaatgaaaaaaagtgCAGAGAGATCTTGCCTGCTGATtgtcagaaaaaaaacccaaatgattCAAAccagctagagcagtggttctcaaactgcagATCAGGACCCTAAAGTGGGTCATgagcccattttaatggggtcaccagggctggctttagatttgctggggcctggggccaaagcccgagccccaccgcccggtaccaaagctgaagcccgagtcCCATTGCCCGGGGctgaaacccaagggcttcagccctgggtggcagggctctggctttggctttggccctgagcAGCAAGGCTCAGGCTACAGGCCCCCCgacctggggctgaagtcctttggcttcagctttggcccctccCACCCAGGGACTCAGGCTATAGGccccccccacctggggctgaagccctttggcttcAGCTTTGACCCCTCCCACCCAGGGTGGCGGGGttcaggctttggcccccccacccggggcggcagggcttgggtgggctcaggctccagtcccctctggggtcatgcagtaatttttgttgccagaaggggttcgcagtgcaatgaagtttgagaacccctggactagagcTCTGGAAACACGTTAGAGAGAGTAGGGCAGCTGGGAAGATATTTTGACACCTGAGTGTGGTGCTGTGTGAGACGCTGGGATTTTCATTTCTTCTTCCCAACATATTGGCACAAAGAGCAATGGTTGTGGTCCAGCAGCTACACATATCACCCAGTTGTAATGCTTGGCAGCATCAGTGTAACTGCAACTTGTGTTGCAATCCA is a window encoding:
- the FABP1 gene encoding fatty acid-binding protein, liver, which translates into the protein MSFNGKFELQSHENFEPFMKALGLSDELIEKGKDLKSISEIVQNGKKFKVTVTTGSKVLTNEFTIGEEAELETPTGEKVKAVVQMDGDNKLVTNLSKIKSVTEIKGDIVTNTMTMGDISYTRISKRI